In a genomic window of Methanogenium sp. S4BF:
- a CDS encoding 6-hydroxymethylpterin diphosphokinase MptE-like protein has product MRFEDWEPHYTAICETFGFDRAGDEEAARLLATLSNADDSVLLAQRIGGAAVTICGNAPSLPNEIDAIEGTVLAADAAADVLFNAGILPDAVFTDLDGAEDSFFDMNRQGCVMVVHGHGDNMALLRHWVPRFEGPLVLTCQTRPFGHLHNWGGFTDGDRAAFAADALGAAVVRFVGFDLDDRSVPPMKQGKLLWARDLLALIGYEL; this is encoded by the coding sequence ATGAGGTTTGAGGACTGGGAACCTCACTACACCGCTATCTGCGAGACATTTGGCTTTGATCGTGCCGGGGATGAGGAAGCAGCACGCCTGCTTGCCACCCTGTCAAATGCAGATGACTCCGTGCTGCTTGCACAGCGCATCGGAGGGGCGGCCGTCACGATATGCGGCAACGCCCCCTCGCTCCCGAATGAAATCGATGCCATTGAGGGCACGGTCCTCGCGGCCGATGCGGCAGCAGATGTGCTCTTTAATGCAGGCATTCTGCCGGATGCAGTTTTTACCGATCTTGACGGGGCTGAAGACTCCTTTTTTGATATGAACCGGCAGGGATGTGTGATGGTGGTCCACGGCCATGGGGATAATATGGCGCTTCTCCGTCACTGGGTGCCGCGTTTTGAGGGGCCGCTTGTTCTTACCTGCCAGACCCGGCCCTTCGGGCATCTCCATAACTGGGGGGGGTTCACTGACGGTGACCGTGCCGCCTTTGCGGCAGATGCCCTTGGCGCCGCTGTGGTGCGGTTTGTTGGATTTGACCTTGACGACCGGTCAGTGCCGCCGATGAAGCAGGGAAAACTTCTCTGGGCACGGGATCTGCTTGCGCTTATCGGTTATGAACTCTGA
- a CDS encoding DHH family phosphoesterase, translating into MDYLILGCGSIGYNVLYELLKETDDIIIIDQDEKKVQDLRDQKYEAFCRDISDKDMLKDIPVPKVAFVLSSEQRANLSAVRTIKESNPAAYVIARAVDAGGKDIYHAVGADVVLHPQEVFAKKAVHHARKLQSSRQAHKLFELLSSWRGTLGIVTHTNPDPDTISSAMALCALGKAASKGNLTCQILYDGKVGHQENRAFVNLLDIQMDRITPEARAECNYLAIVDSPGPGVNNALAKDDRVNIVIDHHPNHDGKNGYDFLDRRPDMGATASLMTQYLQELDIPVDKNIATALFYGIMADTRGFRRNTSPLDLTLSAFLLPLTDNELLGKITSQTVSQETLEVMGAAIRNRKIVSGYLFSSVGYVRNRDAIPQAADMLIQLEGVNTAVVYGITDQLISFSARNKDLRLNIGQAMEEAFGEIGEAGGHSAMGAANIPLDVFSMARNKDDLLDLIIDPILHRFMEIVGVEEEESNEV; encoded by the coding sequence GTGGATTACCTCATACTCGGGTGTGGCAGTATTGGGTACAATGTGCTGTACGAACTTCTCAAGGAGACTGATGATATCATCATCATCGACCAGGACGAGAAGAAGGTGCAGGACCTCCGTGACCAGAAATATGAGGCGTTCTGCAGGGATATCAGCGATAAGGATATGCTGAAAGACATTCCGGTTCCGAAAGTAGCATTTGTTCTCTCCAGTGAACAGCGGGCAAATCTCTCCGCGGTGCGGACGATAAAAGAGTCAAATCCTGCTGCCTACGTCATTGCACGTGCAGTGGATGCCGGCGGAAAGGATATCTACCACGCGGTTGGCGCTGATGTGGTGCTTCACCCGCAGGAGGTTTTTGCCAAAAAAGCCGTGCACCATGCACGCAAACTGCAGTCCTCCCGTCAGGCGCACAAACTCTTTGAACTGCTCTCCTCATGGCGGGGGACGCTGGGCATCGTGACGCACACAAACCCGGACCCTGACACCATCTCCAGCGCCATGGCGCTCTGTGCTCTCGGAAAGGCTGCGTCCAAAGGGAATCTCACCTGTCAGATTCTCTACGACGGGAAGGTTGGCCATCAGGAGAACCGCGCCTTTGTGAATCTGCTGGATATCCAGATGGACCGTATCACCCCGGAAGCGCGTGCAGAATGCAATTATCTTGCGATTGTTGATTCTCCGGGTCCGGGAGTCAACAATGCACTTGCAAAAGATGACCGGGTCAATATTGTCATCGACCATCATCCGAACCATGATGGCAAAAACGGGTATGATTTCCTCGACCGTCGTCCGGATATGGGGGCGACAGCAAGCCTGATGACCCAGTATCTGCAGGAACTGGACATTCCGGTGGATAAAAACATTGCAACTGCTCTTTTTTACGGTATAATGGCCGATACACGCGGCTTCAGACGCAATACCTCTCCTCTTGACCTCACTCTTTCTGCCTTCCTTCTGCCTCTTACGGATAATGAGCTCCTCGGGAAGATCACCTCCCAGACGGTATCTCAGGAGACGCTTGAGGTGATGGGTGCGGCCATCCGGAACCGGAAAATCGTCTCCGGGTATCTCTTTTCCAGTGTCGGCTATGTGCGCAACCGTGATGCCATTCCGCAGGCAGCGGACATGCTCATTCAGCTGGAAGGGGTCAACACTGCGGTGGTCTACGGCATCACCGATCAGCTGATCTCGTTTTCTGCCCGCAACAAGGATTTGCGCCTCAATATCGGTCAGGCGATGGAGGAGGCCTTTGGTGAGATCGGCGAGGCAGGCGGCCATTCTGCCATGGGTGCCGCAAACATTCCGCTGGACGTCTTTTCGATGGCGCGCAACAAGGATGACCTGCTGGATCTCATCATCGATCCCATTCTTCACCGGTTCATGGAGATCGTCGGTGTTGAGGAAGAGGAATCCAATGAGGTTTGA